GAACCACTTAACAGCCATCTCTATAGTGCTCTCGTCCTCACCACTAAATATTTCGCGAATACGCTTCTCGTCTTCCTTACTAGGCTCTATATCCACTGCAACCAGTCTTCCGTTTTCTACCCTATACCTCATCCCTGGTATCAAACCGTAATCGTATATATAGTTATGATGAAACTTGATATTCGCCTCCCAGGCACGTGGAACTTTGTCACGTAGAATACGCACTACATCAGGAGTCTTCACTACTATCTTTGTAACCTTCCTCTGTTGCCATCTGAGCAAGTCAAACTTTTCAACAACCTCAACATGGTCAAAACCCTTATGTCTAACTATGTCCGGAATTTCCTGAATCTTATCAGGAGGTATATCGGTTAAGAAGTAGGGTTTGTACCCTGTCTTGTCCCTGTATATATAAACTACTCCTTCACGGTCATCATAGATCTTAGCAGCGGCAACACTAGTTTCACTGTCATAAACAGTCTGAAGCAGGAAACCTTCAACACCACTTACCGCTTCTCGAGGTTTCCTTACAAGCGGATGAGAGGAAAGTTTCTCAAAGAAGCTGACCCTACGCTCACCAAGTATTAGCTTAGGCTTGTCATGTTCTACTTCTCTCTCAACATTATTGTACATATCCTTTTTAGCGTCTCTGCCGACACCCCGTACATCCTCTAGCACGCCTCCACTTGTTATGCCTACGCTACTGCTTATGCTGCCGTACTGTCTACTCGAAGCATAGACACTATTACTCACTATTTCTCCCTTTATGCCACTGTTCTCTGTATCACTACCACCGCCCTCAGCCCTACGAGATATTTCGGACAGAAGCTCACGAAATTTATTCTCATAAATCTCCTCAACGGAGCCAATGCCGCTTCTAAAACCACTACCAGTATCTCTGGGGTTAGCAGTAGCTCTAGCCCCTCTATACTCCTCAATACCCTTCTTGTTGTCGGATTTCGTACTGGGTGCTAGAAACTCAAGCAGGTTCCTCTCGCCGGTGCGTCTTCGCACACGCCTTGGCACACAACGCCCCCATACCATGCTACTCTAATGTAACACCGTATAAGGTGGTTGACCTATAACACCATAAGGGTTCAACGCGGAATCACATGTAATGCTTAAAAAGGGATTCACACTGGAAGAATTCCATCGGCAGAGCAAAGTGGGCCCGTAGTCTAGCCAGGATAGGACGCCGGCCTGCGGAGCCGGTAGTCCGGGGTTCAAATCCCCGCGGGCCCGCCAATAATCACCTTACATAGCATACACGACTATCCAACACGTTAGGCTCTTGCAGCTTTCTGTCTACTCCGGTCTTGGGGTTTCTGTATGAGGTTACCAGTATGGTGTACATGGTGTAAAGATAGTGTTACACGCAATGGATTAACGCCCGGCGATCTCCTAATAACCGATAATGGCAATGTACTACTCTATGTAAGACGCATCCACGGCACAGATGTAATTGTAGTACCCAAATACACAGCTGGCAATGGTCCATGGAGTGTGGCTTATTTCACCACCCTAAAGCGTATCATCAAAACATACTCCCCCAAAGACGTTGACATAGCAGCCAGAATTATTGACTCCGTATATAGTCCTAATTATGGCGTCAAAATACCAGTTCTAAGTCTGAGTAATTTTAGAGGACTCCTCTGTACCCTCAGGCCACCACTACACGATATCATAGACGAACTGAACGAGTTTACTGACAGCGTATGGAGCATGCTGTCAGAGACTCTGCCCGGACTCACGGAGTGCGGGAGGCCGACCGGGTCCGCGCTAATGGGTTCCCTTAGAAGCTTCTCGGATATAGACGTAGTTTATGTAACTGATAGGCTTGCTTGCTGGAAGACACTAGACGAGCATACCCAGAATAAGCATATCCAACCTCTTCCCCCCAGAGAGCTTCAAGAATGGGCCAACCGTGAAGCTTCTACACGTGGTCTACCGCCTGGACTTGTAGCAAAACTCTATCGCCCTTGGGCACGCTTTGTCCTAGGGAGACGAATTGTGTCGCTTGTATTTGCCTCGGCCTTTGCACGGTGGAAAGAAGAACGTAGAGTCGTTATTCCAGGCAACAAGGTTAAAGAGATTGTGGTCAGAGTCGAGCCACGAAACATTGAACTAGCAGACTTTCCCGCAATAGTTGAAACACTAGAGGGCATCTATCTGGTAGTCTATGACGGGCTATTTGTCCCTCCACTGTACGATGGGGGCCGGTTTAGGGTACGTGGCATCACCTCTAAGATTTTGACCGAAAGTGGGGAATTCGATGCACTAATCATAGGTGCCCGTGAAGCTGTCACTTTTCTTGAACCGTTGCAGCATCCCTAAAACAAGGTTAATGCTTTGGAGAAGGATAGTTAGCTTGTTGCCTCTACCTCAATATTCTTCTTTAGTAACTCCATAGCCTTCTTAAGCGCTTTTTCTTTCTCTTCACTATTCTCCGCCGTTATCGCCTCTACTACGGCTGCGAACAGTTTGTATAGATTTATTATCTCTTCTCTAAGTTTGCCTGTCTTCTCTTCCAGATCTGTTATACGCGTATTCATTGTATCCATTAGTACATCTAAAGTATGGAGTACCTCCTCTAACCCCTCAACACCATGATGATGGTGGTGGTGATCATGGTGATGATGGGACTCACTAACTTCTTCCACGACCTTCTGTAAATCATCCTCTTTCTTGGGCAAAGTCATACGCATACGTTTACCCATATTCATGCACCGTTACACGCTATAGGCATGCGGGGTTTAACTCTGGTCCGCCTCCTCAAAAACCTCCTCCTTATCCTCTACATCACTTTCTCTTACAATATCACTACTATATTGTATAGCATTAGCCAAATACATTATAACCTTCTTAGCCGCTCTATAGTCGATACACTTAGTCTCATACACAACCCCGCTATTATCTTCAATTACTACACGTTTCATGCCGGGTATACCACAATCTTCCAGCCAATAGCTCTTCACAAGGCCTACCGCGGCCATGCCCTCCAGCTGAGCAACGTACAAGCGTCTACGCTGACCAGCCATAGCGTCCATGCCGCCCCATCCCTTTGCCATAAGTTTTGTATCCATCTTAACTCTACCGCTGAAAACTATGGTGAATCTACTATCCTAGTGACAGTGAAGTAGAGCAATTAGAGACGATAGAAGAGCCAGTAGTATCGCTACCCTGTTTACAATAAGTATAGCATCTGGCCTCCTGCTACGACTCACGAACACTCGCTGCAAAAGCATTCCAGTAGCTGCCAGCGATAGACCCGCCCCAGCTATGACTATTGTCGAGTCCCCGCATACCCACGTCAGTTCACGCCACCCACACAAGTAGGGCAAAGCCGAGGGTCTTTAGCCAGGCCGTTAAATAGGCTAAACTGCGGGTACGGGAATTATGGACGGTCAACAGCTGGCAGAGCTAGCCAGAAGAATAGCATTGGCACTAAAAACCTTCCAAGGTTTTATATACCAGCAAGACATAGACGATCCAAAAGCCGTACTCACAGTCGTGAGATCCTCCGGAATCGCTATGCTATTAAGCACGGTTACCCTCAGCCAACAACACGGCCTCTACGCACTATTACTAAACGACAGAGGCTGCAGAACAGAGTGCATATACGAGAAAGGCTGTAGCCCCAGCGACCACGACTGTATCGAAAAATGCATGCAAGACTGCCGGTCGAGAATGATAAACAAGATAGCGGAGGCGTTAAACAAGTATGCTGAGCGCAAATCTAGAACCAATAAACATTGACCACCTAGTACGCTCGATGCTAGTACTCTTCATAGCCATAGACCCCCTCGGCAACGCCCCCCTGTTCTACGGTCTTACAGCAACTCTATCCGATGAGAAAAGACGTGTAATAGTCCGCCAAAGCTGCAAGATAGCAACAATAATACTAATAGTCTTCGCCATAGGAGGCGATATGCTGCTCTCATACTTTGGCTTATCTGTGGCTGATTTCAGAATATCTGGTGGCATAATCCTATTAATCTACGGTATTGCTGGAATTCTTGGCTGGACAGAAGCATCCATGATAAAACATCCCGAGGAAGCAGAAACTATAGCTGTCGTACCACTAGCTACACCATTACTCGCAGGTCCCGCTGCCATTGCAACAGTCTTGTACATAAAGGCAGTCTATGGAATAGAATACGCTCTCGTAGGTATTGCGGTGAACACCTTGATAACGTTCGTTATGCTCAACAACAGCCAAAAACTCATGGATATACTTGGCCGGAACGGCGCCATAGCATTATCAAAGATAATGTCTATACTGCTTGCAGCGATAGCTATTGCTATGATAAGAGAGGGAGTACTCGAAATAATGGGAGGTTAGGCTAGTCTAGGTTTCTAGTTATTGCCCTAAATGCCAGGACTGATTTTAAAAATAGTAGACGATTGCAGAAACATAGTTAACTAAGTAAAAAGCCTACGATTATGTGTTTAGGCTCCGTAGCATTTTTTCGATCGTTTCGAGTCTACGGAGCATAATCTTCTTCTCTATTGAGGCTACTAGCCTTCTCGTTGGTATAACAGCATCTGGGTTGACGCTTATACTATCGATCCCGTTAGCTACTAGGAACTCTACTATTTCTGGGTACACGCTTGGAGCTTGACCACATATCGAGACTGTGCGGCCATGACGGTGTGCAGCCTCAATGAGCATCTTAATCGCTTTTAGTACTGCTGGATCACGCTCATCGAAGTAACCCATCCCAGCAAGTAGTTGTGAGTCACGATCAACTCCTAAGACTAGCTGTGTTAGGTCGTTGCTGCCTATGCTGAAACCGTCTACTAGCTTCGCAAACTCGTCTGCTAGTAGAACCACGCTTGGAATCTCCGCCATTATCCATACCTTGAAGTCTTTGTTCCTCTCCAGTCCTTCTTCAGCCATTATGTTTAGTACTCTTTCTACCTCCCATGTCGTTCTCACGAAAGGTAGCATTACCCAAACGTTCTTGAGCCCCATCTCATCGCGTACCTTCTTTATAGCCCTCACTTCTAGCCGGAATGCTTTCTCGTATGCTGGATGGATGTATCTAGAGACACCACGCCAGCCTAGCATCGGATTACGCTCTTCCGGCTCGTACTTCTCACCTCCGCGGAGGCCACGGTACTCGTTAGTCTTGAAATCGCTAAATCTCACTACCACGGGGCGCGGGTATATTGCGCTCGCGACTTTGGCTATACCCTCCGCCAGCCTCTGTACGAAGAAGTCTGCCTTCCCGGTTTCTAGGAGGTATACTGGATGGTATCCTATCCAATCAGTTAGTATGAATTCTATCCTCATAAGCCCTATACCATCGAAGGGCAAGTCTACATACTTGTCTATTACATCTGGCTCGCCAAGGTTCATGTAGATCTTTGTCGCTGTTACAGGATATAGCTCACGGAGTGCTTCAGCGCTTACCCCAGTACCCTTCTCCTCTTCTTTCTTACTCTTACCTATCTCTACCTTGCCCTCGTAGACGACGCCACGGCTAGCATCGACTGTAATGAGCATTCCAGTCTTTATTACTTGTGTAGCATTTCCTGTACCCACTATAGCTGGTATGCCCAGCTCGCGGGACACTATAGCGGCGTGGCTCGTCATACCACCTTCGTCTGTGACTATTGCAGCCGCTTTCTTCATTAATGGAACCCAGTCAGGGTCTGTCATCTTTGTTACGAGTATGTCACCCTTCTGGAACTGCTGGGCCTCAGGGCCGTGCGGGTCAAGGATTACCCGAGCTACACCAGTTGCTACACCCGGACTTGCCGGCAGACCGCGTACTAGGATTCGACCACCCTCAACCGCCTCAGTACCACTCTCTTTCTCCTCGACTTTACCCTCTTTCATCTTCCTGCTCCAGACTGTCTCATGGCGAGCCTGCACTATGAAGATATTGTTGGGCGGCTTTATGTCCTTATCGATGGCCCACTCAATGTCCATAGGATTGCCGTAGTGCTGCTCTATCTTTATACCATACTTAGCCAGTATCTTAGCCTCTTCATCGCTCAAGCTGGGTGCAAGAGCCTTCTCCTTGGGCAGCTCTATTACTACGTTTTCGCCACGCTCGGGATCATAGGTTATCATTATATTCTTAGGATTAATCTTCTTCTCAACTATCTCGAGCGTCTTCTTATCGATTATGAATTCGTCGGGTGTAACCTTACCTCCTACTACTGCCTCGCCAAGGCCCCAGCTGGATTCTATAACTATTACGTTTGGGTCACCAGTTGCGGGGTGTATTGTGAACATGACACCAGCTGAGCGTGAGTTAACCATTTTCTGGACCACTACAGCCATACCTACCTTGGAATCGTCTATCCCCTGCTGAGCCCTATAGAATATCGCGCGAGCTGTGAAAAGGCTGGCCCAACAAGCCTTGACCTTCTCGACTACTGCATCCTCACCCTTGACGTTGAGGAATGTATCTTGTTGTCCAGCAAAACTGGCCTCGGGGAGGTCCTCTGCAGAAGCGCTACTTCGAACAGCAACTAGTGGCTCCTCTACACCCACACGCTTTGCTAGTTCTCTATATGAATTCTTTATGGCTTTGGCTATTTCTTCTGGAACCTCGGCCTTTAATATCATCTCTCTAATTTTCCGACTTGCCTCGTCAAGAGCCTTAGTATCTTCTACATTAATACCGTCAAGAATGTTCTTGATTTTTTCCCAGAGGCCAGTTACTTTCATGAAGCGCCAATACGCCTCAGTTGTAACAACAAAGCCCGGCGGGACCGGGACGCCAGCTGAAACCAGCTCGCCTAAGTTGGCACCCTTACCGCCAGCCAGGTCAACATCCTTGGCACGTAAGTTCTCAATCCAGATTATTAG
The window above is part of the Pyrodictium delaneyi genome. Proteins encoded here:
- a CDS encoding MarC family protein; its protein translation is MLSANLEPINIDHLVRSMLVLFIAIDPLGNAPLFYGLTATLSDEKRRVIVRQSCKIATIILIVFAIGGDMLLSYFGLSVADFRISGGIILLIYGIAGILGWTEASMIKHPEEAETIAVVPLATPLLAGPAAIATVLYIKAVYGIEYALVGIAVNTLITFVMLNNSQKLMDILGRNGAIALSKIMSILLAAIAIAMIREGVLEIMGG
- the ppsA gene encoding phosphoenolpyruvate synthase — its product is MSEQRPLIIWIENLRAKDVDLAGGKGANLGELVSAGVPVPPGFVVTTEAYWRFMKVTGLWEKIKNILDGINVEDTKALDEASRKIREMILKAEVPEEIAKAIKNSYRELAKRVGVEEPLVAVRSSASAEDLPEASFAGQQDTFLNVKGEDAVVEKVKACWASLFTARAIFYRAQQGIDDSKVGMAVVVQKMVNSRSAGVMFTIHPATGDPNVIVIESSWGLGEAVVGGKVTPDEFIIDKKTLEIVEKKINPKNIMITYDPERGENVVIELPKEKALAPSLSDEEAKILAKYGIKIEQHYGNPMDIEWAIDKDIKPPNNIFIVQARHETVWSRKMKEGKVEEKESGTEAVEGGRILVRGLPASPGVATGVARVILDPHGPEAQQFQKGDILVTKMTDPDWVPLMKKAAAIVTDEGGMTSHAAIVSRELGIPAIVGTGNATQVIKTGMLITVDASRGVVYEGKVEIGKSKKEEEKGTGVSAEALRELYPVTATKIYMNLGEPDVIDKYVDLPFDGIGLMRIEFILTDWIGYHPVYLLETGKADFFVQRLAEGIAKVASAIYPRPVVVRFSDFKTNEYRGLRGGEKYEPEERNPMLGWRGVSRYIHPAYEKAFRLEVRAIKKVRDEMGLKNVWVMLPFVRTTWEVERVLNIMAEEGLERNKDFKVWIMAEIPSVVLLADEFAKLVDGFSIGSNDLTQLVLGVDRDSQLLAGMGYFDERDPAVLKAIKMLIEAAHRHGRTVSICGQAPSVYPEIVEFLVANGIDSISVNPDAVIPTRRLVASIEKKIMLRRLETIEKMLRSLNT